The Streptococcus sanguinis genome contains the following window.
CGGGTCGCTGTAGAAACCAGTCAGATAATTGATAGTGACAGGATCAGACAGGACAGCAGCATCTAGCTTCTCATTCTCGAGATAGTGGGTGATTTGTTGGATTTTTGTCATGGTCACAACCTTCTTTCTATGCCTCTATTTTGGCAAAAAATGTCAAAAAAAGCAAGACTTTTCAAAAACTTATCAAAATACTTGAAAGTGTTTACAAGAAGTGATAAAATGGTGAATGTAGGAAAGTGAAAACGATATTTTCAATAGAAGAAAGGAAACTATATGAACACAGACGACACAGTAACCATTTATGATGTCGCCCGTGAAGCGGGAGTTTCGATGGCGACAGTCAGTCGGGTAGTGAATGGAAACAAGAACGTCAAAGAAAACACACGTAAAAAAGTTTTAGAGGTCATTGATCGTCTTGACTATCGTCCAAATGCAGTAGCACGTGGCCTAGCCAGCAAGAAGACTACAACCGTCGGCGTTGTCATTCCAAATATTACCAATAGCTATTTCTCAACCCTGGCAAAAGGGATTGATGATATTGCTGAAATGTATAAATACAATATTGTCTTGGCTAACAGTGATGAGGACGATGATAAGGAAGTCTCCGTTGTCAATACCCTCTTTTCTAAACAGGTGGATGGCATTATTTTCATGGGCTATCATCTGACGGAGAAAATTCGCTCAGAGTTTTCTCGTTCGCGTACACCGGTCGTTTTGGCGGGTACTGTCGATGTGGAGCATCAGCTTCCGAGCGTCAATATTGACTACAAACAAGCAACGGTTGATGCTGTAGAATTACTGGCTAAACGCAATAAGAAAATTGCCTTTGTCAGCGGACCGCTTGTAGATGATATCAACGGGAAAATCCGTCTATCAGGCTATAAAGATGGCTTGAAGAACAAGAAGCTTTCATACAGCGAAGGCTTGGTTTTTGAATCTAAATATTCTTATGATGATGGCTACCACTTGGCAGAGCGTGTCATTGCTTCCAAAGCAACTGCAGCTTTTGTCACAGGAGATGAACTGGCAGCAGGCCTCTTAAATGGTCTGTCTGATCAAGGCATCAAGGTTCCAGAAGATTTTGAAATCATTACCAGTGATGATTCGCAAGTAGCTCGTTTCACTCGTCCTAACCTTTCCACAATCGGTCAGCCCCTCTATGACATCGGCGCTATCAGTATGCGCATGCTGACTAAGATTATGCATAAGGAAGAATTGGAAGAACGCGAAGTTCTCCTAGCTCACAGCATTAGCGAGCGTAAATCAACTCGGAAATAAGCGGTGATCTGCAAGTCTGATTAGGAACTTCTCTGAGCTTGAAAAGCGAGCGAAGAGACTAAGTCAATGACTGCTTTAAGAGAGTTTCATGACTATGAAGCGAGGAGAGTGGGACAGAAATCGGTAATTCGTTAGAATTCGATTTCGTCGTCCCACCTCCGCACAGTTGAGTAGGGCTGTAAAAGCTGATGAAATCAGCGTAGTAGAGCCCACTCAACCACTGCGTCTTGCTCGACAATCCAAAGACAATTGAGAGGCTAGGACTTTTGTCCCAGCCTCTTTTTTGTGTTTCCATTTAGCTAGGGGTACTTTTCTAAGCCTATCAGGCTTTGGATGGATTTTTTACCTCATTTGCCCTTGTGGTTTTCCTTTTTATTTGATTTTCGGTATAATAGGAAGTATGAAAGTATTACTGTATCTTGAAGGAAAGTCCGTTTTGGAGAAATCAGGAATCGGCCGAGCCCTCCAGCATCAGATGCATGCCTTGGATTTGGCTGGGATTCCTTATACGACGGACGTTTTAGGAGATTATGATGTGGTCCACATCAATACCTATGGTCCCCGTAGCTTGCTTCTTCTGCATGCTGCCAAGAGGGGCAATAAAAAAGTGATTATGCATGGGCATTCGACCAAGGAGGACTTTGAAAATTCCTTTATTGGATCCAATCTCTTTGCTCCGCTTTTTGGTAAATATCTGACGCACATGTATAAAAAGGCGGATTTCATTATCACGCCATCTGAGTATTCCAAGCAGCTGATCCAGTCTTATGGAGTCACTACGCCTATGGTGGCTGTGTCAAACGGTATTGACCTGCCTAAGTATAAGAAAGATGCTCGCAAGGAAGAAGTTTTTAAAAATATTTTAAGATTGAAGAAGGGCAGAAGGTGGTT
Protein-coding sequences here:
- the ccpA gene encoding catabolite control protein A; protein product: MNTDDTVTIYDVAREAGVSMATVSRVVNGNKNVKENTRKKVLEVIDRLDYRPNAVARGLASKKTTTVGVVIPNITNSYFSTLAKGIDDIAEMYKYNIVLANSDEDDDKEVSVVNTLFSKQVDGIIFMGYHLTEKIRSEFSRSRTPVVLAGTVDVEHQLPSVNIDYKQATVDAVELLAKRNKKIAFVSGPLVDDINGKIRLSGYKDGLKNKKLSYSEGLVFESKYSYDDGYHLAERVIASKATAAFVTGDELAAGLLNGLSDQGIKVPEDFEIITSDDSQVARFTRPNLSTIGQPLYDIGAISMRMLTKIMHKEELEEREVLLAHSISERKSTRK